One Aspergillus oryzae RIB40 DNA, chromosome 2 genomic window carries:
- the jhd1 gene encoding [Histone H3]-lysine-36 demethylase (F-box protein JEMMA and related proteins with JmjC, PHD, F-box and LRR domains) — translation MITATSFLNHSGSRPPRYRTPSPPRRAVEPISPCTTGDTRASWVDRGAPRVANFDRNHFTHNNSRYAAADNVSHQRSGHGRSSSTIDTLATIALATSPTFAPLSYRPPSQNSTSTMSLFPPEPVDFAERPAKRPRSEKDSSPSHQHRMGAIPDPSPPSAFDSMKTDAELLLNFARPSNFHHTAPSSKRTSIDESYYQYGNEAKRHIKDGLGASYIDLVEDKSTYNTSGHGTLPPSRMRSRSDGSAVISRPAIHSTRPNTSSSSLQPIIWQDEGDSTESNWISTNAVANNSHYDTQAPATNEPQISRSLSSKVEDDTESEESGQASCAACNLVRIPMDTGEQGDVTWISCDGCKRWFHIVCAGFKNDREIRTVDKFICRGCRPVHGQTTFVRKSSRARTAIDYAGLNQGLVKTATDSMEHHYIEPIRQGKIRFLPESFPRMRPELVTAEYFERGNGMTEPIVIPAHLNTRDPVSTSSPDYDALVQEASTQEMFDELLEHTHEDCQGVETVLDCGQDQLDMVIPQGLTVRAVAELYGLEERVEVIDVKSQQGEDKRWTMQKWADYYENAGSKVVRNVISLEVSQSRLGRLIRRPKIVRDLDLQDSVWPEDLKALGDYPKVQFYCLMSVADCYTDFHIDFGGSSVYYHILKGKKTFFFIPPKDKHLKKYEEWCNSPAQDSTFLGDQTKECYRVDLSEGDTMLIPSGWIHAVWTPKDSLVIGGNFLTRLNYGMQIKIAKIEKDTKVPRKFRYPFFQKIQWYAALKYLEDDPIPQSVLDAFAQDENYRFHRDYPIYYEFGERTNTAPLGSPYHNMRFYSQAELEGLPDLAKYLLRTALIAGSYIVEGVTADGRNAIKRSIPKGVGDPIDTVRKFGIWVAWKRGNEKAAQWTRPGVVESNAKLSLTEKKSAGRPSRRSERNMDNQRMYAERQAVQRPLEQHRETSNGVSGSSTSVPPSIVVPTPLISSGSGVKEENVSKPRNIHRGSGLGPKRVACDACRKRRIRCHHKDEQSDPTPTKQMTVGVFAGSQSSLAHDAASALSSLAAIASEAGLQDGNGGLDRFETAGKYGPTVMGTPHTVTNKLNDISPDGINAGKKGRSKACDDCRKSKVCRCATPVVYITY, via the coding sequence ATGATTACTGCTACTTCATTCTTAAATCACTCGGGCAGTCGACCGCCACGCTATCGCACTCCTTCGCCTCCGCGACGCGCCGTTGAGCCAATTTCTCCCTGCACAACCGGCGATACTCGAGCTTCGTGGGTCGACCGCGGCGCACCTAGAGTTGCGAACTTTGATCGCAACCATTTCACACATAATAACAGTCGATATGCTGCCGCGGATAACGTGTCTCATCAGAGATCCGGCCATGGTAGGTCAAGTTCAACGATCGACACCCTTGCGACTATCGCTCTCGCAACGAGTCCTACTTTTGCACCTCTATCCTACCGCCCTCCGTCTCAGAATTCTACATCGACCATGTCACTTTTCCCGCCAGAGCCCGTCGACTTCGCAGAGCGTCCGGCTAAACGCCCACGGTCGGAAAAagattcttctccatctcatcAGCATCGTATGGGCGCAATACCTGATCCAAGCCCGCCATCAGCTTTCGACAGCATGAAAACAGATGCGGAGCTATTGTTGAACTTTGCGAGGCCGTCCAATTTCCATCATACCGCCCCTTCCTCGAAACGAACGAGCATAGACGAGTCATATTACCAATATGGAAATGAAGCGAAACGTCATATTAAGGATGGTTTAGGGGCTTCGTACATAGACTTAGTCGAAGATAAATCTACTTACAATACTTCAGGACACGGTACTCTTCCGCCGTCCAGGATGAGATCTCGATCCGACGGTTCGGCTGTTATTTCTCGGCCCGCCATACATAGTACGCGACCGAAcacaagctcctccagcctTCAGCCAATTATATGGCAGGACGAAGGAGATAGCACAGAGAGCAATTGGATTTCTACAAATGCGGTGGCCAACAATTCTCATTATGATACACAGGCCCCCGCCACCAATGAGCCTCAAATATCGCGAAGCCTTTCTTCCAAGGTGGAAGACGACACAGAGTCTGAAGAGTCTGGCCAGGCAAGTTGTGCTGCTTGTAATCTCGTCCGAATACCGATGGACACTGGCGAACAAGGCGATGTCACATGGATCAGCTGTGACGGCTGCAAACGCTGGTTTCATATTGTCTGCGCGGGTTTCAAAAATGACCGCGAAATTCGGACGGTTGACAAGTTTATTTGCCGTGGGTGTCGACCAGTTCACGGACAGACTACCTTTGTTCGCAAGTCTTCCCGTGCTCGTACTGCTATCGATTATGCTGGTCTTAACCAGGGACTTGTTAAGACCGCTACAGACTCGATGGAGCACCACTATATTGAGCCTATTCGACAAGGCAAAATCCGCTTTCTACCAGAGAGCTTCCCTCGCATGCGCCCAGAGCTAGTCACGGCTGAGTATTTCGAGCGAGGGAATGGCATGACAGAGCCAATCGTAATACCAGCCCATTTAAACACCCGGGATCCGGTCTCGACCAGCAGCCCTGATTATGATGCACTCGTCCAAGAAGCTTCTACCCAGGAAATGTTCGACGAGCTGTTGGAACACACACACGAGGACTGTCAAGGTGTCGAGACTGTGCTTGACTGTGGCCAAGATCAATTAGACATGGTCATTCCCCAGGGCCTCACAGTCAGAGCGGTTGCAGAGCTATATGGGCTTGAAGAAAGGGTAGAGGTGATAGACGTTAAATCACAGCAAGGCGAAGACAAAAGGTGGACAATGCAGAAATGGGCCGACTATTATGAAAATGCGGGATCTAAGGTCGTTCGAAACGTCATCAGCCTGGAGGTGTCGCAGAGTAGATTGGGCAGATTGATTCGTCGGCCGAAGATCGTGCGTGATCTTGATTTACAAGATTCAGTTTGGCCGGAAGATCTAAAGGCACTTGGGGATTATCCCAAAGTCCAATTTTACTGTCTTATGTCCGTTGCTGACTGCTACACGGATTTCCACATCGACTTCGGCGGCTCATCAGTATACTATCACATtctgaagggcaagaagacattcttcttcataCCGCCTAAGGATAAACATTTGAAGAAATACGAAGAGTGGTGTAATTCACCTGCCCAAGACTCTACCTTCCTTGGGGACCAAACTAAGGAATGTTATCGGGTTGATCTTTCTGAAGGGGACACAATGTTGATTCCCTCCGGCTGGATCCATGCCGTGTGGACTCCCAAGGACAGCTTAGTTATCGGAGGCAATTTCCTTACAAGACTGAACTATGGGATGCAGATTAAAATTGCCAAGATTGAAAAGGATACAAAGGTCCCAAGGAAATTCCGATACCCGTTCTTTCAGAAAATCCAATGGTATGCAGCTTTGAAGTATCTTGAAGACGACCCCATTCCCCAAAGTGTATTGGATGCCTTCGCGCAGGACGAGAATTATCGTTTCCATCGAGATTACCCCATCTATTACGAATTCGGAGAACGGACAAACACAGCGCCTCTCGGATCACCGTATCATAATATGCGCTTCTACTCGCAAGCTGAGTTAGAGGGATTACCAGACCTTGCGAAGTATCTCCTTCGGACTGCTTTGATCGCTGGCTCTTACATTGTTGAAGGGGTGACGGCGGACGGTAGGAACGCAATCAAGCGATCAATTCCGAAAGGTGTTGGAGATCCGATTGATACTGTTAGAAAATTCGGCATCTGGGTCGCTTGGAAGCGTGGTAATGAAAAAGCTGCTCAATGGACACGACCTGGTGTCGTTGAAAGCAACGCCAAACTCAGTCTCACAGAGAAAAAGTCTGCTGGTCGACCTAGTCGCCGTTCAGAACGTAATATGGACAACCAACGCATGTACGCAGAGAGACAGGCTGTGCAGAGACCCCTAGAACAACATCGTGAAACTTCCAATGGGGTCTCCGGTAGTAGCACCTCGGTACCACCAAGCATCGTCGTTCCTACACCTCTCATCTCTTCGGGTAGCGgggtgaaagaggagaatgtTTCCAAGCCTCGAAACATTCATCGGGGTTCTGGACTAGGTCCCAAGCGGGTTGCCTGTGATGCTTGTCGCAAAAGAAGGATCCGATGCCATCATAAAGATGAACAAAGTGACCCAACGCCAACGAAGCAAATGACGGTTGGTGTCTTCGCTGGAAGCCAATCATCCCTGGCACATGATGCCGCATCTGCGCTGAGCTCTTTGGCAGCAATTGCATCTGAAGCAGGTCTTCAAGATGGAAATGGTGGATTGGACCGATTCGAAACTGCTGGAAAGTACGGGCCGACTGTTATGGGTACACCGCATACAGTGACTAACAAGCTAAACGACATTAGCCCTGATGGGATCAATGCAGGGAAGAAAGGGCGTAGCAAGGCTTGTGATGATTGTCGAAAGAGCAAGGTATGCCGCTGCGCAACCCCCGTTGTGTATATTACTTATTAA
- a CDS encoding uncharacterized protein (predicted protein), whose protein sequence is MVAAEKEAPVAQNSYASPPTFQTDDVVAKEVNSASVPQPAVSLVSPPTSLADETDVLQDHADAEGEHSTVLQTPTSNARHSSRQPRHVDRYMPEVHVVKPSKSSVHTPNARRPSFGASSTSTHRTTPGPSSGSKKSSSRPSSSHAKTPTADKKIDRHATLTSPGQTSKHMKRERTTGADGEPDAESMRLIRELQEQEFGLRKRATRA, encoded by the coding sequence ATGGTAGCtgcagaaaaggaagcgcCCGTGGCGCAAAATTCATATGCATCACCACCTACATTTCAGACAGATGATGTCGTTGCTAAAGAGGTCAACTCAGCCTCTGTGCCTCAGCCGGCGGTTTCACTTGTGTCGCCGCCAACTTCCTTGGCAGATGAGACTGATGTCCTCCAAGACCATGCCGATGCTGAGGGAGAGCATTCTACGGTCCTTCAAACACCGACATCCAATGCTCGTCACTCTTCCCGTCAACCGCGTCATGTAGATCGATACATGCCTGAGGTCCATGTTGTCAAGCCGTCGAAGTCATCTGTACACACACCAAATGCACGTCGCCCATCGTTCGGCGCGTCAAGCACTAGCACGCATAGAACTACTCCTGGTCCATCGTCGGGTTCGAAGAAGTCTTCGTCACGTCCGTCGTCATCACACGCAAAGACTCCAACCGCTGATAAGAAAATTGACCGGCATGCCACGTTGACGTCCCCTGGTCAGACCAGCAAGCATATGAAGCGTGAGCGAACGACTGGGGCAGACGGTGAGCCAGATGCTGAGAGCATGCGTTTAATCCGCGAACTTCAAGAACAGGAATTTGGCCTACGAAAGCGAGCCACGAGAGCGTAA
- a CDS encoding uncharacterized protein (predicted protein), protein MVQRATTAIVILSSLIAYISINSLVRIVNPSAFIWSAEDKDEARWIASSHSWFDRKACRWLGLCGTAHYRAARPRFGQHKLVSETLSPGESNSTSWRAFWSNGGNLSDTTWDESERSRREIPDYIFRYAPLVHLFSGEQFWPGDIAEHLYHTTPTLNYTPIRSQQDHPTLQDLNQLNQFQGGRYIFLTSNDDVEDRPSWMEGEKNIPEPPEDGEVAQSWADWDGRIDGNIPGDTPEERAKWYDASQPVQDREGNMTPDELGYPNLEDERIRDELRKRYGGEPIRTEGTRGHSNAPAVLIVMDKGNGVVDAFWFYFYSFNLGNVVLNVRFGNHVGDWEHCLVRFHHGKPKALFFSAHSAGEAYSYEAVEKNGERPVIYSALGTHAMYATPGIHDYILPWGLLHDQTDRGPLWDPLLNSHSYTYDYDNDTLLASTFSPDSPTEWFYYNGHWGDKFYPLGDHRQYRFAGQYHYVNGPLGPRFKHLDRRKVCQGPDEGTCVIKNYIGEQTRAKRWLSTDPGSHR, encoded by the exons ATGGTACAAAGAGCTACCACCGCAATTGTTATCCTTTCGTCACTGATCGCATACATTTCAATCAATAGCCTGGTCCGGATTGTAAACCCCTCGGCTTTTATCTGGTCTGCCGAAGATAAAGACGAGGCCCGCTGGATTGCTTCCTCGCATTCGTGGTTTGATCGGAAAGCCTGTCGGTGGCTAGGTCTCTGTGGTACGGCGCATTACCGCGCGGCCCGCCCCCGTTTCGGCCAGCATAAGCTTGTCTCGGAGACACTTTCACCAGGGGAGTCTAATTCTACTTCCTGGAGGGCGTTTTGGTCGAACGGGGGCAACCTTTCGGACACCACGTGGGACGAATCCGAAAGGTCTCGTCGAGAAATTCCAGACTACATTTTCCGGTATGCGCCTCTCGTCCACTTGTTTTCAGGCGAACAGTTCTGGCCTGGTGATATCGCTGAGCACCTCTATCACACAACCCCAACGCTGAATTATACACCCATCCGGTCACAACAAGACCATCCAACCCTGCAGGATCTTAACCAACTGAATCAATTTCAAGGAGGGCGCTACATATTTCTAACGAGTAATGACGACGTTGAAGATCGCCCGTCCTGgatggagggagagaaaaacaTACCCGAGCCTCctgaggatggagaggtgGCACAGTCCTGGGCCGATTGGGATGGTCGAATTGATGGGAATATCCCGGGCGACACCCCGGAAGAGAGAGCTAAGTGGTACGATGCAAGCCAACCTGTGCAAGACAGAGAAGGCAATATGACTCCGGATGAGCTCGGCTATCCAAATCTAGAAGACGAGCGGATTCGGGACGAACTTCGGAAACGGTATGGTGGGGAGCCCATCCGTACGGAAGGTACTAGGGGCCATAGCAATGCGCCAGCTGTACTGATCGTAATGGACAAGGGCAACGGCGTTGTTGACGCTTTTTGGTTCTATTTCTACAGCTTCAACCTGGGGAACGTAGTTCTGAATGTGCGATTTGGGAACCATGTCGGCGATTGGGAACACTGTCTCGTGCGATTCCACCATGGTAAGCCCAAAGCACTCTTCTTTAGTGCCCATAGCGCGGGCGAAGCATATAGTTACGAAGCCGTCGAAAAGAATGGGGAACGA CCGGTCATCTACTCAGCGCTGGGAACCCATGCCATGTACGCGACTCCCGGCATCCACGACTATATTCTGCCATGGGGCCTCCTTCATGATCAGACGGACCGCGGCCCGCTGTGGGATCCTCTCTTAAACTCCCATTCATATACCTACGATTATGACAACGATACTTTGCTTGCATCTACTTTCAGCCCGGATTCACCCACAGAATGGTTCTACTACAATGGCCATTGGGGTGACAAGTTCTATCCTTTGGGAGATCATCGACAATACCGATTCGCAGGCCAATATCATTATGTGAACGGTCCCCTTGGTCCTCGATTCAAACATCTAGATCGCCGCAAAGTGTGTCAAGGGCCTGATGAGGGAACTTGTGTGATCAAAAACTATATTGGGGAACAAACAAGGGCCAAGCGATGGCTTAGTACCGATCCAGGGAGCCACCGGTGA